A genomic window from Chitinophaga pollutisoli includes:
- the leuD gene encoding 3-isopropylmalate dehydratase small subunit, protein MAYDKFTVLTSTAVPLPIENVDTDQIIPARFLKATERKGFGDNLFRDWRYNADDSPKQDFVLNNPIYSGKILVAGKNFGSGSSREHAAWAIYDYGFRCVVSSFFADIFKNNSLNIGILPVQVSPEFLDKIFRAVEADPKAEITVDLGKQSITIAATGESESFAINSYKKHNLMNGYDDIDYLQAMKDDIQAFAAKSIY, encoded by the coding sequence ATGGCATACGATAAATTCACCGTTCTCACCAGCACCGCAGTACCCCTGCCCATCGAGAACGTAGACACCGACCAGATCATTCCCGCGCGCTTCCTGAAAGCCACAGAGCGCAAGGGTTTTGGCGATAACCTGTTCCGCGATTGGCGGTACAACGCCGACGATTCCCCCAAACAGGATTTCGTCCTCAACAACCCGATCTATTCGGGTAAGATCCTCGTGGCCGGCAAGAACTTCGGCAGCGGCTCCTCCCGCGAGCACGCGGCCTGGGCGATCTACGATTACGGGTTCCGTTGCGTGGTATCCAGCTTCTTCGCCGACATCTTCAAAAACAACTCCCTCAACATCGGTATCCTCCCCGTTCAGGTGAGCCCCGAATTCCTGGATAAGATCTTCCGCGCCGTGGAAGCCGATCCCAAAGCCGAAATCACCGTAGACCTTGGCAAGCAGTCCATCACCATCGCCGCCACCGGCGAAAGCGAATCCTTCGCCATCAACAGCTACAAAAAGCATAACCTGATGAACGGTTACGATGATATCGATTACTTACAGGCGATGAAGGACGACATCCAGGCATTCGCCGCCAAAAGCATATACTGA